Part of the Deltaproteobacteria bacterium genome is shown below.
GCGTTCAGCAGGTGGATCTTTTCGATGCGGTCCATCTCCGTGTCGAGAAAGACCCCCTCTTCCGGGAATGATTCCTGATTCTGCCCTCCCCCCGCCGCTTCCAGAGTGACAAATTTTGTCACATTCGGAGGGAGGGAGCCGATCGAGATGACATTTTTTGTCTCCATGATCGTCGCCCGCTCGAGGAGGTTCTCCAGCTCCCGCACGTTGCCGGGGAAGTCGTAGGCGAGCAGCGCGCGCATCGCCTCGCCGTCGATCCGCGCCATCGGCTTGCCGTGCTTCTCCGAGAACTTCGCGAGGAAGTGGGCGGCCAGCGCCGGGATGTCCTCGCGGCGGTCCCGCAAGGGGGGAACGACCACCTGGATGACGTTGAGGCGGAAATAGAGGTCGTCCCGGAACCGCCCCTCGACCATCTCCCGGTGCAGGTCCCGCTTCGAGGCGCAGACGATCCGGATGTCGATGGAGATGTCCTCGTTCCCGCCGACCCGGCGGAACGACCGCTCCTGGAGGGAGCGCAGCAGCTTGCTCTGCATCGGCTGGGGAAGCTCGCCCACCTCGTCGAGGAAGAGGGTCCCGCGGTGCGCCGTCTCGAAGAGCCCCTTTTTCGTCTGCACGGCCCCGGTGAAGGCGCCGCGAACGTGCCCGAACAGCTCGCTCTCGATCAGCGTCTCGGGGATGGCGGCGCAGTTGATCGGGACGAAGGGGAACTCTTTCCGGGGGCTGCGGGCGTGGAGGGCGGCGGCCACCAGCTCCTTCCCCGTTCCGCTCTCGCCCAGGATCATCACGTTGGCGTCGGTGGGGGCGACCCGGTCGATCAGCTCGAAGACCCCCAGGATCGCCTCGCTGCGTCCGATGATCCCCTCGTACGCGGAGGTCCCCCGGACCGATTCGCGCAGGGCCTTCCGGCGGCCGGCGTCGTCTTCCTTTCGCGCGAGGGCGGCCCGCACCAGCTTTCGGAGGTTCGCGTTGTCGAACGGCTTGGTGAGGTAGTCGTACGCCCCGGACCGGATCGCCTCCTTGGCCGTCTCGACGGTCGCATAGGCGGTCAGCACGATCACCTGGGTCCACGGATTTTTTTGCACGGCCGCGCGTAATACCTTCAACCCGTCTTCGGGCCGCGCCATCCGCAGGTCGGTGAGAACGAGGTCGTACGCGTT
Proteins encoded:
- a CDS encoding sigma-54 dependent transcriptional regulator; this translates as MKEYVLVVDDEQSLRKVLELFFKKEGFEVDTASSLAEAEAAIEANAYDLVLTDLRMARPEDGLKVLRAAVQKNPWTQVIVLTAYATVETAKEAIRSGAYDYLTKPFDNANLRKLVRAALARKEDDAGRRKALRESVRGTSAYEGIIGRSEAILGVFELIDRVAPTDANVMILGESGTGKELVAAALHARSPRKEFPFVPINCAAIPETLIESELFGHVRGAFTGAVQTKKGLFETAHRGTLFLDEVGELPQPMQSKLLRSLQERSFRRVGGNEDISIDIRIVCASKRDLHREMVEGRFRDDLYFRLNVIQVVVPPLRDRREDIPALAAHFLAKFSEKHGKPMARIDGEAMRALLAYDFPGNVRELENLLERATIMETKNVISIGSLPPNVTKFVTLEAAGGGQNQESFPEEGVFLDTEMDRIEKIHLLNALDRTGGNRTEASKLLNISFRSLRYRLQKHGIE